A window of Bactrocera dorsalis isolate Fly_Bdor chromosome 4, ASM2337382v1, whole genome shotgun sequence genomic DNA:
acaattttcatttcatgcacaataacaaaagtattccgtgttgacagataataagtgttgccataattacacatttatcaaacgaataaaaatgaataaaaaataggactataccccaaatacataaatcattgccatttttcttgatatatcaagattttgatacaccccggtgttggatcggccagggttatttttttgaagcgcggccgaaggccgccaacgcgaaaaggagttttacttaaaaaaaacttgatacaccccggtgttggatcggccagggttatttttttgaagcgcggccgaaggccgccaacgcgaaaaggagttttacttaaaaaaaatttgatacaccccggtgttggatcggccagggttatttttttgaagcgcggccgaaggccgccaacgcgaaaaggagttttacttaaaaaaaacttgatacaccccgatgttggatcggccagggttatttttttgaagcgcggccgaaggccgccaacgcgtaaaggagttttacttaaaaaaaacctgatacatcccggtgttggatcggccagggttatttttttgaagcgcggccgaaggccgccaacgcgaaaaggagttttacttaaaaaaaacctgatacaccccggtgttggatcggccagggttatttttttgaagcgcggccgaaggccgccaacgcgaaaaggagttttacttaaaaaaaacctgatacacccccgtgttggatcggccagggttatttttttgaagcgcggccgaaggccgccaacgcgaaaaggagttttacttaaaaaaaacctgatacaccccggtgttggatcggccagggttattttttttgaagcgcggccgaaggccgccaatgcagaaagaagtgggacgcgaatggactaatgtttaccCTGGTGTTGGATTGGCCAGGGTTTTTTAAGCGTGGCCGAAGGCTGCTAATACACAAAGGTAATCTAAAAGTTATGTTAAATAGGGTATATCTCCCTCTTTATACTACATTTTCTATAACGGATATTGTTACAACTAAACAAGGTACCGTTCTTTTTGTTGTCCGTTTTGTCATTATCTTCACATTTATCAATTCCGCGTTTCCCCTTTTTAAACTACATTTTCTATAACGGGTATTGTTACAACTAAACAAGGTACCGTTCCTTTTTTCCCGTTTTGAAATaagtttcatatttatttcatttgaattccGAGATTGGATGCAGCCATAAATTCAGGATAGAAATTTAaagagtaaaaatttaaaatatatgtaaatacatatataattattataagttaaattaaaaaaaatgagtgcAAATTCATCAGGTAAgtaatataagttttaaactgaaaaaaatataacttaaggTATTTAAATAGATTGTGTCGGAGCGTCAACGAGTCGAGGTGGCATAAAGCGAGTGCGTGCAAATTCATCAGGTAAgtaatataagttttaaatttataaaaatataacttaaggTATTTAAATAGATTGTGTCGGAGCGTCAACGAGCCGAGGTGGCATAAAGCGAGTGCGTGCAAATTCATCAGGTAAgtaatataagttttaaactGACAAAAATATAAGTTAAGGTATTTAAATAGATTGTGTCGGAGCGTCAAACAGCCGAGGTGTTATAAAGCGAACCAATGTTCTTAAAGCGGCGGaagtgaagtcaatgtggaatattgtaataatattcCAAACATTTGACACAAAAGAGAAATGTATTTCTTTTGCCGAAGAACAAGGTTTGATTTTAAAAGCCAAAATTTGCCGTACGCATAAAATGCCAATGACGctcttgttaaaaaaaagtagcaGTGTTGGGGTGTTCCGATGCCGGAAAGGGGGTTGTCGGAAACGAAGTGcgttgggaaggtcgagcgggaCCTGGTTCGAAAACGTCAAAATCCCACTTCCGCAGGTATTTTATCTAATGTATGCTTATGCATCTCATTGGTCACATGCGGAAGTGAGGAAAAACAGTTTTATCAGGGAACCAGTTTTATCTAGCGCTACAATATGTGACCGGTATAATTACTGCCGCGAAGCTGTAGTATTATACCAGGTTGACCATCAGGTAGCGGTAGGTAAAATTGGTGGCCCTGGTAAAACTGTTCAAATAGACGAAAGTAAATTTGGGAAGCgaaaatacaacaaaggtaataataaaaatataatttttttatgtaattaatatatcttttcttattttagggCGGAGAGTCGAGGGCCACTGGGTTCTTGGGATGGTTGAGGATGGGAGTGACGACCTTAGGCTGGAGGTATGTCCCGGCAATGTCAGGTCTGCTGAGGTGCTCATACCTTTGATAGAGAAGCACGTGGCAAAAGGCAGTATAATATGTACTGATTGCTGGAGGGCATACGACTGTCTAGCCAGTCACGGGTATGAGCACCGACGCGTGAATCACAGCGACCCCGATAATCCGTTCGTTGCCGAGGACGGGACGCATACTCAACGCATCGAGTCCCAGTGGCGAGTAATTAAACGTTTTTTCATAAAAGACAATTACAATAACAGCGaagatttttctaatttaatttatgaatatacttggagaaaaaatattgcaaataatcatcACGATCCTTTTGTAAGATTATtagatgcaattaaatatacatataagccttaaaactttttttattacaacggaaaattaatttcagatggtatttgtctcttggtttgagtttttatattcatttttattcgtttgataaatgtgtgattatggcaacacttattatttgtcaacaaggaatacttttgttattgtgcatgaaatgaaaattgtgtaaaatataaaatgcttattttaagcaaataactaaataattactgaaaaaaaaatatgtagaaacaatgtagtgaagtgtaagtgcataaaaagtgcataatatgaattaaataattactagcaatcgagaaattgcaagataaagtttgcaaaattttcaactttaaatgcaaatatctcggaaactataagtttgcggcggcaacaattatatattttcttaatctggagcatcagccctatccaaccataccacttttaaccctgaaatcgtgggatcgtatactaaagtttcccctgtgtattttatttaaagatttacaaagaaattaacaatcaaaagtaattaaaaatgttaaatgtgttaatggtttttataattcataagtaatatatgtgcgtaaaaatgtatccataattggtttggtacaatgcacaacagatgaaaatacactagtatatattgagaaatttgcaaaaaaaaaaaaatagcattttttaaagtgaattttttgaaaaattgggaaatttagtatcgcgccggtttagTATCGTTTATGGAGAAAAACAGGGGAGGGCTACCCCCCATCACGCCCCCTTATTGGAAAGAGGAAGgatcgaactttttaataaaccccCCCTCGACCTCCTAGAGCCCCTATAGACCCGTAGGGAGCCCTttgaaaatgaccaaaaatcagtgtttttgctaatttttccatacaaactgaaaccaatgcaacccagtcaacatttttgtatggacaagaaatcaaaataaagaaaaccaaaatgtgtAGTACTACTTTTTGggttggcggccttcggtcaAGCGAATACCCTGGGTGaccgatgtactttcgtgtagtactcctttctgcgttggcggccttcggccgcgctctaaaaaaataaccctggtcgagcgaatacccggggtgaccgatgtactttcgtgtagtacacCTTtccgcgttggcggccttcggccgcgctttaaaaaaataaccctggtcgagcgaatacccggggtgaccgatgtactttcgtgtagtactcctttccgcgttggcggccttcggccgcgctttaaaaaaataaccctggtcgagcgaatacccggggtgaccgatgtactttcgtgtagtactcctttctgcgttggcggccttcggccgcgctctaaaaaaataaccctggtcgagcgaatacccggggtgaccgatgtactttcgtgtagtactcctttctgcgttggcggccttcggccgcgctctaaaaaaataaccctggtcggtccaacaccggggtgtatcaatttttttcgcatagaactccttttggcgtgggcggccttcggccgctcttcaaaaaaaataaccctggtcggtccaacaccggctacgccatccacagtattttagcattgaacaccttttcgcgttcacttcatacatttattgctaactgggtttaatttattcccttttgttcgtgctttctcggcaaattgacagttcaaattaggcagtcattttggtttttcgcattattgaactcaatgcagaaaaaggtgtattttatttaaagatttacaaggaaattaacaatcaaaagtaattaaaaacattactagtggtttttataattcataagtaatatatgtgcttgaaaatgtatccataattggtttggtacaatgcacaacagatgaaaatacactagcatatattgagaaatttgcaaaaaatagcattttttaaagtgaatttttggaaaaacttgtgaaccgatttttataaaatatgttttaaaataaagttcgataatttaagcatacatgcgtgtttaaaattttcaatttggttatCTCGTTTAGGTACAATGAGCCAAAATTAaacggcgcgatactaaacccaACCCGAAAAATTTGTcaaccgatttttataaaatgttttaaaataaagttcgataatttaagcatacatgcgtgtttaaaattttcaatttggttctctcgtttaggtacagtgagccaaaattaaccggcgcgatactaaacccaacccaaattttaaatcaagttgacttttataacaaaaaacggCATTgtaatgttttcttttaataaatattagtcGGTATGAGGTATTTAATGTCAAAAACAAGCATTTTCTAAATATCTGTCGGCAATGAGGAGAGTGTAAGCTAATCACTTCAAATTTTTATCGAAACTTGGTAGGGGTATACTACttccatattttattaaatattaggCGTCTTTATACCTTAACTGATTCGAAACTATGAATATTTCagaaataattacataaatataaaaaaagaaatctgACTGGAACAATGTAATGTTCAATCATGCTTATAAAAAGCATGAATTAAGAATTCCAATTCCACCCCGCTAAaactaacaaatttaaataactttattaaaaatattgtagcaATAATAACACAATTCTGAAAATAAATCCCAAAATGAATTAGAATATGCTTAAAAGTCAATTTGTGTACCTGTAAATCCCTTTTTCTTCATTCAATCCGGATGTTTCTGCACGGTAACATCTACTTACAGCAGCAATTTTCAGTGGTAAGCATTGTTCTTCAATAACTTGATCAGTAAAAAAACCTGCTAATGCCATTTCGGATGTACCAGACAAACATTCTTCAGAGTCAATTTTATAAACTTGATTTCGGTTCCCTTCTGTTTGCATGCCGCACCCATTTATGATATTACTTGGTAAGATATCGGGGACTGATATAAGCTTGAATTCATTCTTCCTTAGATATGACATTGTGTACCGTACTAAAGACTGTTCTAAACTCGCTAGATCTCCCATCAAATAGTAACTTTTATGGCCGGCGAAATGCCCTAAATGCTCCATTCTTAATACATtcaaatacttacatacgtcTGAAAATTGTTCGCCTGTGCCGGGCGCTAAGTTATTGTTATATACTTCATGCCCTTTTTCTCCGTAGTTAACAACTCGGGAATGTGTACCATTGGGAAGTTTTCCAAGCTCAATTTCAATCTGACGTTGTATCTCTACATCATTGGGGCATTTTCGCAGTTTTTGAAGCAGAGTTTTAATAACTGGTACATTATTTGTATGCTTTCTTAGTAAAATGTTCTTTTCAATATCACGCAAAAAAATTTCGTTCACATTATGGGCGGAGAATAATTTAATATGATTGCTTATAATCCACATAGTCTTATAGTTTctaaatatctcggaaactaaaGGCCgtgataatttatttataaatattttcgttccCGCCATCAATAAACTAGcgcaataaaattatatgaaaatcaaaatgaaatcaCATAACATTCATAATAATACTAGCTAcgataacggggcatctcggcacgatagaatttatagaatactagctgcattGCCGTGCACATAGCCTGTGGAGGctccacattgctcatagcCTACTAGCCATAGAATACTAGTTTGCCATGTATAGTAAGctagaagctgtcacttcagcagtttgacagcgcagttttcatttctatgaacattttgaagaggcaacatatcccatttgcacatatgccgacggcattttcaatttggcaatatggAATTTAGAAGAGCaagtattaagacggttgtgttatattataaaaataaagtacatgttcaaaataacatttttttaaaaattaaatatttatcttaatattattaatttacagaaaaattatgcaaattgggttgggaatgagcgaagttttaaatttaataaacttatacaatcatatatcaaaatatcatttctcattttaacagccggtttcacgaaattttctaattgacaatgaagtttcatttaattttaattttgatttttatttaactttgcactTAAGTTTGCAACGTTTCACCATTATTCATAATTGGCAACCCAAAAATGACAAAGCAGGGATGTTTGTaagaataacagctgatttatgtaaacaaataaattgtactgtttaataaaaatggagagtgtagctcgaagcaagaatttttcatcaagtgacatttctactttgctaagcctagtgcattttttctttccctcattatacgagagcgacgatttataaatatatttattaaaacctcgcactccatatcactttcgtcgtcagattccattttttacaatataagtatttatcttctgctacttgcaaatcagctgattggaaaacgttaacatagttgcatatgacagtatttaattaatatttaaatggcaaagggtgaccatttaaatacaaattaagtcaaatggtgaaactgaaataaattaattttcacttaaatcagtttcgtgaaaccagctgtaaaaatattattttaataagtatataaatattatgccacaattattatagtagtccaaaaatatgaattcttatttttcctagaaatacatttgtaaaaaaaggatctttatcctttctttattccacataaaagatttaaggaatTCAAGATCttaaaacgtgcgctacatccgacggcatttcgcatatgataaaataaatttttcaagagctcaaagctacatcagctcgaacctatcTACCCTACGGGATAATAATTCTATCATGATAGCAAAttcccacatacagatttggcaatggtaaTAGCAATTCGTTTGACatctagtattctataaattctatcgtgtcgagatgccccgtaaggAATATGAGTTTTTCGATATACACGCCAGTGGCAAGATGACTAATGGTTAATTCACATACATCTCTTGATTCAGATTTTTCTTATGGCAAATAATTACAGAAAATACTGGGCAATTGTGATCTTTTTAAACAGTGCCAATAAACAAATAtggttgccgctgacttattgtttttgaaatatttgcattaaaagttaaaaaattcaactatttaaaaatatttgaatttaaagttcaaaaattcaactatttaaaacgAGTGTTTCtccgatttaaaattaattttacacttaaatttttaacttttatatccactaacattttaataaatcgtttctaaccatttattttatattaaatagtgtaaaaagaactttaattttatattaaactttAGTTTAAATCCATTCATTCATACAATTAAAAATGGTTGCAAACAAGCAAACACATATTTTGTAATGGAATAAAAATGAGAGAACAGAGTGATTATGACGTCACTACAAAATTCTTTATCCAGTAAGGGTAATGTAATATCTTTCAGAATTTTTGTTATCTTGATAAAtgccggtgttggatcggccagggttattttttttttgaagcgccgccgaaggccgccaatgcaaaAAGGAATTCAACGCGAAAGAACTGAGTACGCCCAGATGTTGgtccgaccagggatatttttttgaagtacGGGCTAAGGCCGCCAACTTAAAAAGGAGTTTAACTTGAAAGAACTGATCATGCCCAGGTGTTAGAGAGGAATTCTTTGCGAAAAACTAATGTGTTTCTTATTTCCTTTCATTGGATTGTTAGTTACAATGCaacccttttgttattgtgtgaacaaaaataatttaacaaaagttAAATACTGAATAAAAGTTACTTGTGcactatataataaaaaataaatggttGGAAACGAATTAGTAAaatgttagtggatataaaagttaaaaatttaagtgtaaaattaattttaaatcggaGAAACACTCGttttaaaaagttgaatttttgagctttaaatgcaaatatcacaaaagccataagtcagcggcagcatatatacttgtatatattttttttttttgatctggaggatatttaaatttgaaagtaatGATTATAAAAAGTTGAGTGCTACAACATTTAATatgatattgttacaaaagtagtattaagtttgatatttgtattgctatatgcatcccttattataaacattgggcgccgcgtttgtctacttaaacaatagctgcatttggggCCGCGGCTGTCTACTTGTCACTTAAACAaaagctgcatttggcgccgttcttataattgccagacgcaatattctagaaggacactttGGCGTCAGCGAGGaatgcgtggctatataagccgtggcagcgccaacgtgatcatccagtgctaagagtaaactgctatagtgtagacaaaTTGCGTAATAAGGAGATtttgttaaattgaatttaacggtttttggttttatttgttaatccagagatacgaacctagtaaagtaaactagcaagcagtaaattcgcaacaatatgtTTACGTAGATAATAAGATTACTACGGTGGTTATCATGGATTTCGCGTTAAGAAGCATGTTAAGTaactaagcaaaataaaatatcaattgttaacATTTCCTAACCTAACGAAATATTTCCGTTTATTATACATAAAGAAATCTTTCTAAGTAAATAAATCCAGCACCCTCAGTGTAGAGAAATTCGCCCGCGACTttaacagccctattctgaaaaaacctctcaactgagttgagaggaaaaatttgagagatttcttgtgaggcatattttgtgaggctattcttgctCATAAGAAAAGAGCTTAATCCTCTCATGCCCGATGTTGCCTATAGGCAATATTGTCTTTATGAGCGCATAAGTagcgtaatttatttttttttaatgtgagatcttttgcaaaaatgtcGGCGTATGTATTTTACATCATTTTAGTTCTCTTGTTCGATATAATTTTCGCGCGTGTTCATGCAGTAACCGATCTCCGtagacgaaaataaaaaaaaaataaatttggaaaaaagtgCATATGGGAAAAGTtcccaaaaacttaaaaaacactATTTCGTCATAAAGTAACGTTgataatattgttacgaatttactgcttgctagtttactttgttaggttcgtatctctagattgacaaataaaaccaaaactgtttaatttaattcaacaactctttatttcacagctcgtctacactatagcagtttactcttagcactgattgattacgttggcgctgccacggcttatatagccacgcacttctcgctgatgccgacgtgtccttctagaatatcgcgtctggaaattaccagaacatacggctatacggcgccagacgcaagcagacagtcgcggcgccagactcagcaattgtttaactagacaagcagacagtgcggcgccagatgtctattgtttcgacaagcagacagccgtggcgccagatgtctacaacaagacaaatgctattccatatacctacagctattgttcataatcagggatgcatatagcgatacaaataaaacttaatactactttttgtaacaatataaataaagaaaggtAAGTgagtaatttacaaaaaaagaaagtggaAAAAGTTATTTCGTTTCTGtgcaataattttgtaaaagttaagTTGCCTATAGGCAACATCGGTCAATtgtgtgtaataaaattttgcatatacttGTTTACATTCTAAGATGCGCCCAAAAGGTTTGACACAAGCTGAAATTGAAGAGTTCGCTAATTTTGACTAGGACGAGTCTGAGGATGAGGAAATGGAAAGAGAAGAGGAGGAAGAAGGTGAAAATGTGGAAGAATTGATCGAAATAGCGTAAGAAAACATTGAAAGGGGTCGAAGTTGGTTTGATCGAAGAATTACTTGGTACAGAAGAAAACGCAgaacaaaacgaaaatattgtgGTAGAGAAATTTGATTTAGCGACTTTGAAGTGGAGCAGCACAGAGCTATTAGAATGCGATGTCACTTGGAAAAGTGCATTATGCTGCAATCAGGTGAAACAACCTTTGCGGATGAGCTGTTGGAAAAAATCCGAGACGAAACGTATTTATATGCGTTGCAAAAAAAAGGCACCGAATTGAAATGCACTGTGGAAGAAGTGAAAAAGTTTGTTGAATGTAAGTCAAACAGCAGTTGTACCAAGGAAAAGAGGACGCCCTTCACTTCTTGCAACAATGAGCTCAACTACTTCATCACCTATGTCATCGTCTCAGTCCTCGCCGTCTCCTTCAATGGCCTCTGAAGAAACCCCATCTAAAAGAGCGTATGTTGCAGAACCTTCAAGGGCAACGCGTTTCGATACGTCTAATCACTGGGTGCAATGGGGATCAAAAGGCAGATGCAGGCTATGCCACACTGGATTTCCCAGATCTAAATGTAGCAAATGCAATGTTTATTTGTGCTGCAATCCGCAAAAAAATTGATTCGTATAATAccatacataatttttaatgtgtTTGTGTCCTATCATacacaattttcaataaaagaagtcaattaaaaaaaaaaattattatacactGTTGCCCAATGTTGCCTATAGGCAACATCCTGTAACTCCCAAACCAGGACACCTAGGACTATGAAATTTTGGTCAGTTCATACTCAGGTCGCGATTAAAACTTATCtgtactcaaatattttttagcccCGCCCATTTTAATTCGGGCATGAGAGGGTTAAAAAAGTCACCCcgtgaggtaaaaagctttttgctgtcaaacagctgttttaataaaaataagaaaacaaaaatgaacacacaaatggataatcagcatatgtaagtaattttgcaaattttaaatatataggtatatatacaataatttcatatattcctaGGCGTACAAAAACGGAAAGGACAACTCAGGAGCAGCTGCAACATTACATAATGTTTTGCAAGCAGCATCCTGAGTTGCAACGGGGGAACCTAACTCCGACCAACCCTCAAGGGCTGCAAATACTTTGGTCGGagttagcagataatttaaatgcCTTAAGAGGTCCAACTCGGTCGGCAGCCAAGTGGAGGGAGGTAAGTTCATAAATGCTTGTGTATGTTTCCATAGTCATTGAGGTTATGGCTAAATTGTCAGTAGTTGTAAATAAGTaatcataaaaatgtaaaaaaaaaatgaaataaaataaaatgaattatttaaacatatttttattcattcttagaggaagtaaaatgtacagagacagtaagtaacttacatatatgtacatatatatatttatatatatcgtcacctgaaatgcaaattaacgtaacaacattttcagaaatttacagtggcatgaatgaaacacggaataaaatggaacattagtgaaacaaaatattaatattggttaaaactggtttatatatgaccgcagaaccagaaaatgttgaacatatttaatattatgtatataatttgaagtagtgaagcgtaatcaataagacactcaatttcgaattttttgatgatacgttattttgcatttcaggtgacgatatatagttATAGTACATAATTATAACACtcaattctcaatttttttaacaaaacaaagcaaacacagatgttttgtattatgatggctgctttcacacggcacagatatttgtgataatagtgagcatttgagcttttgaattttcgcctgcataaggtaaccctcactatagtgagaaacatcactgtagtgaggttggtgacttttgtgagggcatgagaatagggctgtaagaatacatatacatgtggGATTGTAACCCCGACCTGCGCACGCATGCAACTCTAAACGTACACCCTAACTGAACGGACCCAACGAATAATGACCTGACCTGCGCACGCATGCAACTCTAAACATACACACTAAATGAACGGACTCAACGAATAGCAATGAACGCCGACAGCGACAGTTAAAATTTTGTAACTCCATACCATACGGACGTGCGCTCGAAAGAATATTAATTGGTCActaaactaattttatattactGTGTGTTTAAACCTACGTTTTCAACCGATGttattaaataaatcattttatattatatactaaaaCAAACTATGgcgtttaattttaaaaacaattccCTACAAAGAGGTGACAGAAATGGGATGGACTTAATTTGCACGCAAATTGAAAGGAAAAGTGTCGTTTAAATGTCCGCGGTAATGTTTGAAAACTTTGGCGCGCAAAGAAATCCTTAGAGCGTGCAGTGTTCGGCTAGTAAAAGTGCTGAAAGTGTAAAAGTTAAAGACAAAAGGTGACTTTGCGTAGgagttaaatttcgtgaaacgCAGTTAAGTACTGAAATAAATTGGTATCGGCAAATTCGGGTTACAGTAAGGCGGTGTGAAAAACGGTtcaaaccaaa
This region includes:
- the LOC125778146 gene encoding uncharacterized protein LOC125778146, which produces MWNIVIIFQTFDTKEKCISFAEEQGLILKAKICRTHKMPMTLLLKKSSSVGVFRCRKGGCRKRSALGRSSGTWFENVKIPLPQVFYLMYAYASHWSHAEVRKNSFIREPVLSSATICDRYNYCREAVVLYQVDHQVAVGKIGGPGKTVQIDESKFGKRKYNKGRRVEGHWVLGMVEDGSDDLRLEVCPGNVRSAEVLIPLIEKHVAKGSIICTDCWRAYDCLASHGYEHRRVNHSDPDNPFVAEDGTHTQRIESQWRVIKRFFIKDNYNNSEDFSNLIYEYTWRKNIANNHHDPFVRLLDAIKYTYKP
- the LOC105233857 gene encoding serine--tRNA ligase, mitochondrial, which gives rise to MAGTKIFINKLSRPLVSEIFRNYKTMWIISNHIKLFSAHNVNEIFLRDIEKNILLRKHTNNVPVIKTLLQKLRKCPNDVEIQRQIEIELGKLPNGTHSRVVNYGEKGHEVYNNNLAPGTGEQFSDVCKYLNVLRMEHLGHFAGHKSYYLMGDLASLEQSLVRYTMSYLRKNEFKLISVPDILPSNIINGCGMQTEGNRNQVYKIDSEECLSGTSEMALAGFFTDQVIEEQCLPLKIAAVSRCYRAETSGLNEEKGIYRVHQFTKVEMFAVCSEKQSEMVLESFKDTEMCLYKQLNLKFRVLDMPPNELGASAFQKYDIEAWLPGRQMWGEISSCSNCTDYQAKRLNIKYKTKDGLLKYAHTANGTAAAIPRLLIALIESNKIENGTVYLPEELRNILNNSLLARNKVVPSLKLIKHF